In the Canis lupus dingo isolate Sandy chromosome 36, ASM325472v2, whole genome shotgun sequence genome, one interval contains:
- the DAPL1 gene encoding death-associated protein-like 1, producing the protein MASEVQVLLPPLKGGHPPAVKAGGMRIPKKQEIGVMERHTKKTGLEKTSTIASVAKLQAMDTLNDTLEKLSHKFPAVVHMAHQKPRPALEKVTPLRRIYIIQQPRKC; encoded by the exons ATGGCAAGTGAAGTGCAAGTCCTGCTCCCCCCGCTGAAAGGGGGGCATCCTCCTGCAG TAAAGGCTGGAGGAATGCGCAttcccaagaaacaagaaattggTGTCATGGAGAGACATACCAAAAAAACAGGATTAGAGAAAACAAG TACCATTGCAAGTGTTGCCAAACTCCAGGCCATGGATActctgaatgacacactggagAAG CTCAGCCATAAATTTCCAGCAGTGGTGCACATGGCACATCAAAAACCCAGACCTGCTCTGGAGAAGGTCACTCCACTGAGAAGGATCTACATTATTCAGCAGCCTCGAAAATGTTAA